A genomic segment from bacterium encodes:
- a CDS encoding EF-hand domain-containing protein, producing the protein MNRILIAIALLLFVFDIAYAVFPQAKTIDDGRLTFFILNTGSFGVDPNRTRDGLAGLYYPKETHNSLMAGGGIWVAGKKDGDWRVTVSGDESEFVPGPVGANGEPADTTLGLFKITRGEDYLQNDDYRDWPSSLGAPLDAFGRPLIRGAQSILALFNDLDSASHIFTGFSGTLPLGVEVKMYAHTWDEDYQFFDTVLTQVVYLDYTITNVGDGAIDSYIVTLFADPDIGFSGNDRVGSKAELQSAYVYNESNYDSDLGNAPPVVGVVVLKNLAGSMNYYYPCARFYPECVPIDTLPKLLNLIRGLRPNGQPYFNPITTFPTTFPFDGNPYDSTGWLADLSRDYRFILNTLPKNLPVGDSIKFKAALVVAKGTSTKDGVRRFLETAAMLRELERSDTLTPQFSISVENAVSVSGRRVIGRDWGGRYLGGGADLASRYLGFGSSSIETTPPTLSIGKAGGQTLLRFIPNGSHFEYAGKTDANSGVGLTIEGARQQCIVLDIDNDGQTSNASGKLDPLILTNLDFSLPIDWAIGRNLATLSDHLTYAIQLDQSQNDIAGTEITFDGSLMNAEFGSLADYLGISEPKSEAPTEFTLKITNTSQFVQRLDLISNDPTQINFSNASFDLGIGESRYVSLFSTAPFEADQDYEVAIHSRGYNDAVRHLPIFVQPATLSVAGDVDNDGELTFTDLLRMVRILYRDEPITTPIRQIDATCDFRFSLTDLLSFVNYLYLQAPLPCGSAQ; encoded by the coding sequence ATGAATCGAATCCTTATCGCAATTGCACTTCTGCTTTTTGTCTTTGATATTGCCTATGCGGTGTTTCCGCAGGCGAAAACCATCGATGATGGCCGCCTCACATTCTTCATCCTGAATACCGGCAGTTTCGGTGTCGACCCGAATCGAACTCGCGACGGCCTTGCCGGGCTGTACTACCCGAAAGAAACGCATAACTCCCTCATGGCTGGCGGCGGAATCTGGGTCGCGGGCAAAAAGGACGGCGACTGGCGTGTCACCGTTTCCGGCGACGAAAGCGAGTTTGTTCCGGGTCCGGTAGGCGCAAACGGTGAACCCGCGGACACGACTCTCGGCCTCTTCAAAATCACACGCGGCGAAGACTATCTCCAAAACGACGACTATCGCGACTGGCCGTCCTCGCTTGGTGCACCGCTCGATGCCTTCGGTCGTCCATTGATTCGCGGGGCGCAATCGATACTTGCATTATTCAACGATCTTGATTCCGCCTCGCACATTTTCACCGGTTTCTCCGGAACGTTGCCATTGGGTGTCGAAGTCAAAATGTACGCACACACCTGGGACGAAGATTATCAATTCTTTGACACGGTGCTGACTCAAGTTGTTTATCTTGACTACACGATCACGAATGTTGGTGATGGCGCGATCGACTCATACATCGTCACTCTCTTTGCCGATCCTGACATCGGATTCTCGGGCAATGATCGTGTCGGTTCAAAGGCGGAACTGCAATCTGCCTACGTGTACAACGAATCAAATTATGACTCTGACCTCGGCAATGCCCCGCCTGTTGTGGGTGTTGTAGTACTAAAGAATCTCGCCGGGTCGATGAACTATTACTATCCGTGCGCTCGATTCTATCCGGAATGTGTTCCCATTGATACCCTCCCAAAACTGCTGAATCTGATCCGGGGCCTACGTCCGAATGGGCAGCCATACTTCAATCCGATCACGACCTTTCCAACGACGTTTCCCTTCGATGGCAATCCCTACGACAGCACCGGCTGGCTGGCTGACTTGTCGCGTGACTATCGTTTCATTCTCAATACTCTGCCGAAAAATCTGCCGGTAGGGGATAGCATCAAGTTCAAAGCTGCATTGGTCGTCGCTAAAGGCACGAGCACCAAGGACGGCGTCCGCCGCTTCTTGGAGACGGCAGCAATGCTTCGCGAGCTTGAACGGTCTGACACACTAACGCCGCAATTTTCAATCTCGGTAGAAAATGCTGTATCGGTCAGTGGTCGTCGCGTGATCGGAAGAGATTGGGGCGGACGCTATCTCGGCGGCGGTGCTGATTTGGCGAGTCGCTACCTTGGCTTCGGTAGCAGTTCAATTGAGACAACTCCTCCGACGCTGTCGATTGGAAAAGCTGGCGGGCAGACACTTCTGCGCTTCATTCCTAATGGCTCGCACTTCGAGTATGCGGGAAAGACAGATGCAAACTCGGGTGTAGGTCTCACTATCGAGGGCGCACGGCAGCAGTGCATCGTTCTCGACATCGACAACGATGGTCAGACCAGCAATGCAAGCGGCAAGCTCGATCCGCTCATTTTGACCAATCTCGATTTCTCCTTACCAATTGATTGGGCAATAGGCAGAAATCTTGCGACTCTTTCGGATCACCTCACTTACGCCATCCAGCTTGACCAAAGCCAAAATGATATCGCAGGCACCGAAATCACCTTTGACGGAAGTCTAATGAATGCCGAATTTGGCTCGCTGGCGGACTATCTTGGTATCTCCGAACCCAAAAGCGAAGCGCCGACTGAGTTCACCCTAAAGATTACGAATACTTCACAATTCGTTCAGCGCCTTGACTTGATCTCGAACGACCCAACGCAAATCAATTTCTCCAACGCAAGTTTCGACCTTGGAATAGGTGAGAGTCGATATGTCTCATTGTTCTCGACCGCGCCTTTCGAAGCCGATCAGGACTACGAGGTCGCAATTCACAGCCGCGGCTATAACGATGCCGTTCGTCACCTACCGATTTTTGTTCAACCCGCAACACTCTCTGTCGCTGGCGACGTCGATAACGATGGCGAGCTGACATTCACAGACCTTCTGCGAATGGTGCGAATCCTCTACCGCGATGAACCGATTACGACTCCGATCAGACAAATTGATGCGACTTGTGATTTCCGCTTCAGCTTGACAGACCTTCTGTCCTTCGTCAACTACCTGTATCTTCAAGCACCTTTGCCATGTGGTTCTGCGCAATGA